In Fluviispira sanaruensis, a genomic segment contains:
- a CDS encoding type II 3-dehydroquinate dehydratase, with amino-acid sequence MVMRKVLVINGPNLSILGNRQTQIYGFETLQTIIQNLKIIAEKSDLILKDYQSNIEGNIVSFLNDEFLELLSKENVKKLTNLNSIEHNNIAGIIINPAAYTHTSVAIHDALEVFSKENIPIFEVHLSNIYAREEFRRNSFVSPIATGVISGLGSFGYTAALHRIIELA; translated from the coding sequence TTGGTTATGAGAAAAGTTCTTGTTATTAATGGTCCAAATTTAAGTATATTAGGCAATCGACAAACACAAATTTACGGGTTTGAAACTTTGCAAACGATTATCCAAAACTTAAAAATTATTGCTGAAAAAAGTGATCTCATCCTTAAAGATTATCAAAGCAATATTGAAGGAAACATCGTTTCATTTTTAAATGATGAATTTTTGGAACTTTTATCTAAAGAAAATGTCAAAAAATTAACAAATTTAAACTCTATTGAACATAATAATATTGCAGGAATAATTATCAATCCTGCAGCCTATACACATACGAGTGTTGCCATTCATGACGCCTTAGAAGTTTTTTCAAAAGAAAATATTCCGATTTTTGAAGTGCATTTAAGCAATATTTACGCGCGTGAAGAATTTCGGCGTAATTCATTTGTGAGTCCAATTGCAACTGGAGTCATTTCTGGGCTGGGCTCTTTTGGTTATACCGCTGCTCTTCACAGAATCATAGAGTTGGCATGA
- a CDS encoding J domain-containing protein, with the protein MLEKLLKLISYEDLIFSFKEKELYEEFTVHHETFALRSAKVVKISDADLLRKILPEEFSSQMFGSGHLNLLAFVFALRHKILALNSMFHLSVLKQNKDPYFHQTKTEFRKIFGGTFIDEFENIFEMLLPSFWGSSKKLPILGFSAVGCHFVLRDIHACRAFDAYNIPFCKNYAEGTFCRYHMQEKYWIKSITEEASVQAKLSQFYLDPMNFSQFDEATLEKLVNGFFSHFKAFHENKHIPFISQERVQFLLNFYSFSGLEDLKEKGTIELRKRFLEKAKQYHPDVGGAHESFREARENYEFLREILVR; encoded by the coding sequence ATGTTAGAAAAATTACTTAAATTAATATCTTATGAAGATCTTATCTTCTCTTTTAAAGAGAAAGAGCTCTACGAAGAATTTACTGTTCATCATGAAACGTTTGCCCTAAGATCAGCAAAAGTCGTCAAAATATCCGATGCAGATTTACTCCGTAAAATCCTTCCAGAAGAGTTTTCTTCACAAATGTTTGGTTCTGGACACTTAAATTTACTGGCATTTGTCTTTGCTCTTAGACATAAAATCTTAGCTCTCAATTCTATGTTTCATCTCTCAGTACTGAAACAAAATAAAGACCCCTACTTTCATCAGACAAAAACTGAATTCAGAAAAATATTTGGTGGTACTTTTATTGATGAATTTGAAAACATATTTGAAATGTTACTTCCATCTTTTTGGGGGAGTTCAAAAAAATTACCGATTTTAGGTTTTTCAGCTGTTGGTTGTCATTTTGTCCTGAGAGACATCCATGCCTGTCGAGCATTTGATGCTTATAATATTCCATTTTGTAAAAATTATGCAGAAGGCACATTTTGCAGATATCATATGCAAGAAAAGTATTGGATTAAATCTATAACAGAAGAAGCTTCTGTTCAAGCAAAACTCTCTCAATTCTATTTAGATCCAATGAATTTTTCTCAATTTGATGAGGCAACTTTAGAAAAACTCGTTAACGGTTTCTTCTCGCACTTTAAAGCATTTCATGAAAATAAACATATCCCATTTATTTCCCAAGAAAGAGTACAATTTTTATTAAATTTTTATAGCTTTTCTGGACTTGAAGATTTAAAAGAGAAGGGTACTATTGAATTGCGTAAACGCTTTCTTGAAAAGGCAAAACAATATCATCCCGATGTTGGTGGTGCACATGAATCTTTTCGTGAAGCTCGTGAAAATTATGAATTTTTGAGAGAGATCTTAGTTCGATGA
- a CDS encoding type I phosphomannose isomerase catalytic subunit produces MSQLFYKIDAFNFVPIKRTPWGGAKISALKKKYFPENKEKIPQNIGESWEVSTDEQFPSFVYLKNNEKVTLKSLLQNNAEAILGKHTSSKYGAHSPLLLKWLDANDLLSVQLHPNNENSLLKSNECGKPESWLVLDTDEAGFVYLGFQENLTNEQIIQFLLNDEPEKCLYRYEPKILDYISIPAGCVHAVGAGVFVAEPQYVLPEKSGKTWRISDWRRLYDENGKKSSNGFPRELHVEESLQAIDWNLPRGKKLEEKLVRNMQSNNPFYGDDNNPFALQVFCEKGKFQYDPLIKDTFSVVTVWAGEVILKCDSDTLIMHGGESALVSSEARQVTIHLTQNSNDKSCAAFFAFNDEVF; encoded by the coding sequence ATGAGTCAATTATTTTATAAAATAGATGCGTTTAATTTTGTTCCAATTAAACGCACTCCTTGGGGTGGGGCTAAAATTTCAGCTCTTAAAAAAAAATATTTTCCAGAAAATAAAGAAAAAATACCTCAGAATATTGGTGAAAGTTGGGAAGTATCGACAGATGAGCAATTTCCTTCATTTGTTTATTTAAAAAACAATGAAAAAGTAACATTGAAAAGCCTCTTACAAAATAATGCTGAAGCGATATTAGGAAAACATACTTCTTCTAAATATGGGGCGCATTCGCCACTTCTCTTAAAATGGCTAGACGCAAACGATCTCCTCTCTGTCCAACTCCATCCAAATAATGAAAATTCACTTTTAAAAAGTAATGAATGTGGTAAACCAGAAAGTTGGCTCGTCCTTGATACCGATGAAGCGGGTTTTGTTTACTTAGGGTTTCAAGAAAATTTAACAAATGAACAAATTATTCAATTTCTTTTGAATGATGAACCTGAAAAATGCCTCTATCGTTATGAACCAAAGATCCTGGATTATATTTCTATTCCAGCTGGTTGTGTGCATGCTGTTGGTGCGGGTGTATTTGTTGCTGAGCCCCAGTATGTTTTACCAGAAAAATCTGGAAAAACTTGGCGAATTTCTGATTGGCGCAGACTCTACGATGAAAACGGAAAGAAATCGAGCAATGGTTTCCCGAGAGAGTTGCATGTTGAAGAGTCGTTACAAGCAATTGATTGGAATCTTCCGCGCGGAAAAAAATTAGAAGAAAAACTCGTGCGAAATATGCAAAGTAATAATCCCTTTTATGGTGATGATAACAATCCATTTGCTTTGCAAGTTTTTTGTGAAAAGGGTAAATTTCAGTATGACCCGCTCATAAAAGATACATTTTCTGTAGTCACAGTTTGGGCGGGTGAAGTGATTTTAAAATGTGATTCAGATACTCTCATAATGCATGGCGGTGAAAGCGCGCTTGTTTCTTCTGAGGCAAGGCAAGTAACAATACATTTAACTCAAAATAGCAATGATAAGTCTTGTGCTGCTTTTTTTGCTTTCAATGATGAGGTCTTTTGA
- a CDS encoding cell envelope integrity protein TolA: MRKLLETVIIIFLLCFFSKVSAQEDPTVPISQRYLNNPLINDATRNPIPSNNPFIQSQGSQKTNNKNLKPNETLNPQKKIETETKNQTVEEAKKNEQQPDKKEEKKSEIAEKKEESKPDVDNGLFGPFRIGPMVGFGLFMGPNFSIESKIFKYIGLSISYSGFNSINLFYISQIKSLLNNQSSSFTINALKMKYNQLEGKLSIFPFGTSFFLGVAYGQRNISLNANADVIVNISGLSASTPVKELIEITTIYLTPQIGWLATWGGRYGWFAVGTEFGLQFPVKNTVTLTTTFTDPGVTSSIDTIKASSEYIALSNQLQSSLVDNLNKYPIPYWNILKIGWLF, encoded by the coding sequence ATGAGGAAGTTACTGGAAACAGTTATAATCATATTTTTATTATGTTTTTTCTCAAAAGTTTCTGCTCAGGAAGATCCAACCGTACCTATTTCGCAAAGATATCTTAACAATCCATTGATCAACGATGCAACTCGAAATCCAATTCCAAGCAACAATCCTTTTATACAATCCCAAGGTTCGCAAAAGACAAATAATAAAAATTTAAAACCGAATGAAACATTAAATCCACAGAAAAAAATTGAGACAGAAACTAAAAATCAAACCGTTGAAGAGGCCAAAAAAAACGAGCAACAGCCCGATAAGAAAGAAGAGAAAAAATCTGAAATTGCGGAGAAAAAAGAAGAATCAAAGCCCGATGTTGATAATGGACTGTTTGGACCTTTTCGCATTGGTCCTATGGTAGGATTTGGATTATTTATGGGTCCGAATTTCAGTATTGAATCAAAAATATTTAAATACATTGGCTTATCGATTAGTTACAGCGGATTTAACAGTATTAACTTGTTTTATATTTCACAAATAAAATCTCTTTTAAATAATCAAAGTAGTAGTTTTACTATCAATGCATTAAAGATGAAATACAACCAATTAGAAGGAAAACTGAGTATTTTTCCCTTTGGCACATCATTTTTTCTTGGAGTTGCTTATGGACAACGCAACATTTCATTAAACGCCAATGCCGACGTTATTGTAAACATTTCAGGATTAAGCGCATCGACTCCAGTGAAAGAACTTATTGAAATCACTACAATCTACTTGACTCCCCAAATCGGTTGGCTTGCAACTTGGGGGGGAAGATATGGGTGGTTTGCTGTTGGTACCGAGTTTGGTTTACAATTTCCAGTTAAAAATACAGTTACTTTAACAACTACATTCACTGACCCAGGCGTAACCAGTTCCATTGATACAATTAAAGCTAGCTCAGAGTACATAGCGCTAAGCAATCAACTTCAATCAAGTTTAGTAGATAATTTAAATAAATATCCTATACCCTATTGGAATATTTTAAAAATTGGTTGGCTTTTCTAA
- a CDS encoding coproporphyrinogen-III oxidase family protein, protein MISLPKQKSRIGIYLHIPFCPHICPYCDFVKTSKFTKKDVNAFFSELSAQLDFFLEKIPHSQNKEYATVYFGGGTPGLFDAFYYEPLLDKIRDRYFIEETTLETNPLTNIKRRFSDYLSVGFDRITLGAQSLCPETLKILGRKHKRDTVLNNIEWARTAGFDNIQVDLIYGLKKEIRTINVADEIQELNDAGASGVSAYALSIEKRTLFANKDFACDENAASEYLLILNKCKSLGFKQLETSNFSKKETFHNNIYWYGLPYLGIGTGAHGLLPPSEEHPFGIRYRIGEEKIKSYAPGNDELIFSQQEHRMKNFSIHSEPLRTKQEYLEEMIFTLLRTPNGISLSWLEKVTENKTISQEILANAKIKRGIEEGKIILENDSIFLFDEEKIRGDLWVSEFISLIK, encoded by the coding sequence ATGATTTCTCTTCCCAAGCAAAAATCAAGGATTGGTATTTACCTGCATATTCCATTTTGTCCTCATATTTGTCCCTATTGTGATTTTGTTAAAACATCTAAGTTTACAAAAAAAGATGTCAATGCTTTTTTTTCAGAATTATCTGCTCAACTTGATTTTTTTCTAGAAAAAATACCTCATTCACAAAACAAAGAGTACGCAACTGTTTATTTTGGTGGAGGAACTCCAGGTTTATTTGACGCCTTTTATTATGAACCACTCTTAGATAAAATTCGCGACCGTTACTTTATTGAAGAGACAACCCTCGAGACAAATCCGCTCACGAATATCAAACGGAGATTTTCAGATTATTTATCAGTAGGTTTTGATCGCATAACTCTTGGTGCCCAATCCCTATGCCCAGAAACTTTAAAAATTCTTGGGCGAAAACACAAACGCGATACAGTTCTCAACAATATAGAATGGGCAAGAACAGCTGGATTTGATAATATACAAGTTGACTTAATTTATGGTTTAAAAAAGGAAATTCGCACAATAAATGTTGCTGATGAAATACAGGAGTTAAATGATGCAGGAGCGTCAGGGGTTTCTGCTTATGCTCTTTCTATAGAAAAAAGAACTCTTTTTGCTAATAAAGACTTTGCTTGCGATGAAAATGCTGCATCCGAATATCTATTAATCTTAAATAAGTGCAAATCACTTGGGTTTAAGCAATTAGAAACGAGTAATTTTTCCAAAAAGGAAACATTTCATAATAATATTTATTGGTATGGATTGCCTTATCTTGGAATTGGAACAGGGGCGCATGGACTGTTACCTCCTTCTGAAGAGCATCCATTTGGCATTCGTTACCGGATAGGTGAAGAAAAAATTAAGAGCTATGCTCCTGGAAACGATGAACTTATTTTTTCCCAACAAGAACATAGGATGAAAAATTTTTCCATTCACTCTGAACCACTGCGCACTAAACAAGAATATTTAGAAGAAATGATTTTTACTTTGTTAAGAACTCCGAATGGAATTTCTTTATCATGGTTAGAAAAAGTAACAGAAAATAAAACAATCTCTCAGGAAATTCTTGCAAATGCTAAAATTAAGCGTGGCATAGAAGAGGGTAAAATTATCCTAGAAAATGATTCAATTTTTCTCTTTGATGAAGAAAAAATAAGAGGCGATTTATGGGTGAGTGAATTTATTAGCTTGATAAAATAA
- a CDS encoding PLP-dependent aminotransferase family protein, which yields MVGFQKIQIDRNRKLSFSDQIAEQYEVAIKSGTLLIGTKLPSIRDLSLQLNINKIGVISAYEKLCDSGYITAKRGSGYFVSYKVKRNYKSEQKSLNDFFESKNLNNSNERFSFVEKENVLDQTISLAQLQIQECLPKILPFSNSTNENITYLGNGEPPKNLTVMEDLRAISRVILSSSHTAIFSYSSIQGLTNLREALTFELEQIGMPVLNSAQILISNGALHALNIVLDTYLTAGDSIAIEVPNFALLFPVLSARSLDIIEIKRTQMQLILDENKKNEIRRKKPKIILTYTNCHNPTGGILSSIERHSLLNLAQEINAIIIELDIYKGLNFDEFLPPLLSVMDGLKKTIYISSFSKTFAPGIRLGYIVASEENIQKFILTKLKTDISSSIFDQQLLYEMIIRGVLKKHIQKSRDQYRSKRDTLIAMLKKLAPQNSQWSHPEAGIFLWFKFPEGGDLQKVHQRSLEKQISIAPGHIFYPYGTHSDEMRINFSTLEPVETYNALATVFTIWKNSSQRKWLLKK from the coding sequence ATGGTCGGTTTTCAAAAAATTCAAATTGATCGCAATAGGAAGCTGTCATTTTCTGACCAAATAGCCGAACAATACGAAGTAGCAATAAAGAGCGGTACACTTCTTATTGGTACAAAATTGCCTAGTATTAGAGATTTGTCACTTCAATTAAATATAAATAAAATCGGCGTGATTTCTGCTTATGAGAAATTATGTGATTCAGGCTATATCACTGCAAAGCGTGGAAGCGGTTATTTTGTCAGTTATAAAGTGAAAAGAAACTATAAGAGCGAGCAAAAAAGTTTAAATGATTTTTTTGAAAGTAAGAATTTAAATAATTCAAATGAGCGCTTTTCTTTTGTGGAAAAAGAAAATGTTTTAGATCAAACAATCTCATTGGCTCAATTACAAATACAAGAATGTCTCCCAAAAATATTGCCCTTTTCCAACTCAACGAATGAAAATATAACGTATTTAGGAAATGGTGAACCACCTAAAAACCTAACTGTAATGGAAGATTTAAGAGCTATTTCCCGGGTTATTCTGTCAAGTTCACACACTGCAATATTTTCCTATTCATCTATTCAGGGACTCACAAACTTAAGGGAAGCATTGACATTTGAGCTTGAACAGATTGGTATGCCTGTTTTAAATTCTGCACAAATTCTCATTTCAAATGGTGCATTGCATGCTTTAAATATTGTCTTAGACACATATTTAACTGCGGGTGACAGCATTGCCATAGAAGTACCTAATTTTGCTTTACTTTTTCCAGTATTATCCGCTCGAAGCTTGGATATAATAGAAATTAAAAGAACTCAAATGCAACTTATTTTAGATGAAAACAAAAAAAATGAAATTCGTAGAAAAAAACCTAAAATAATTTTGACCTATACCAATTGCCACAATCCAACAGGCGGAATACTCAGTTCAATTGAAAGACACTCATTATTAAATCTGGCGCAAGAAATAAATGCTATTATTATCGAATTAGATATTTATAAAGGTCTTAATTTCGATGAATTTTTACCTCCTCTTCTCTCCGTTATGGATGGCTTAAAAAAAACAATTTACATTTCAAGTTTTTCAAAAACTTTTGCCCCCGGTATACGGTTAGGATATATAGTAGCCAGTGAAGAAAATATTCAAAAATTTATACTGACAAAATTAAAAACAGATATTTCATCATCTATTTTTGATCAACAACTCCTTTATGAAATGATTATTAGAGGCGTACTCAAGAAACATATTCAAAAATCACGAGATCAATATCGCTCTAAACGAGATACACTTATAGCAATGTTAAAGAAACTTGCTCCGCAAAACTCTCAATGGAGTCATCCAGAAGCAGGAATATTTTTATGGTTTAAATTTCCTGAGGGTGGAGATTTACAAAAAGTACATCAGCGATCACTCGAAAAACAAATATCCATAGCCCCTGGTCATATTTTTTATCCCTATGGAACTCATAGTGATGAAATGCGCATTAATTTTTCAACTCTAGAACCAGTAGAAACCTACAATGCACTTGCAACTGTATTTACAATTTGGAAAAATTCTTCACAAAGAAAGTGGTTATTAAAAAAATGA
- a CDS encoding questin oxidase family protein, whose product MQQNKEIEELLNDRTYYIEYSRYATNHAKHAVIALSGLGADTEIIKAYLKAYITKTDLVSETSKPSLYSISENNWKDFFGQRTSYSSYFNFFDQQEKELGREQLLKKYLPELLPGWAGSLAHATIHLGWGLSVNNRCMKIEGLAYMAFSFISCRPECLFAKQSQLLKDESVIKSILRIAEKWESNYDELHNWAENLISDKSSRAAQKIHPDLDKSLQYRIVRILNEGHPLIYQEPDWIMRQEISLTWEQLYYAMTIVYLAKPGDFVILHLLTSLYAMEKIANELTLEYQFFAIKNYWVGMLCILFSKADFPKRKDLVDLHAIYENSYDTAWENLENTKWSETIARALKESEEHNPKLVYLMQNLWKRTGYRTIYRNAAKCYT is encoded by the coding sequence ATGCAACAAAATAAAGAAATAGAAGAACTGCTAAATGACAGGACATATTATATTGAGTATTCCAGATATGCAACGAATCATGCCAAACATGCAGTCATTGCCCTCTCAGGTTTAGGGGCAGATACAGAAATTATTAAAGCATACCTTAAAGCGTACATAACTAAGACTGATCTCGTTTCTGAGACATCTAAACCTTCTCTTTATTCTATTTCAGAAAATAATTGGAAAGATTTTTTCGGCCAGCGCACGAGCTATTCTTCCTATTTTAACTTTTTTGACCAACAAGAAAAAGAATTGGGCAGAGAGCAATTATTAAAAAAATATCTGCCGGAATTACTGCCAGGTTGGGCAGGCTCCTTAGCCCATGCAACCATTCACCTGGGGTGGGGTCTGAGCGTAAACAATCGCTGTATGAAGATTGAAGGTCTTGCGTATATGGCTTTTTCTTTTATCTCATGTCGGCCAGAATGTCTTTTTGCCAAACAAAGCCAACTCCTGAAAGATGAATCCGTCATAAAATCCATATTGCGAATAGCAGAAAAATGGGAAAGCAATTATGATGAACTTCATAATTGGGCAGAAAATTTAATTTCTGATAAATCTTCCCGTGCAGCGCAAAAAATTCATCCAGACCTAGATAAATCTTTGCAATATAGAATTGTAAGAATATTAAATGAGGGACATCCCCTAATCTATCAAGAACCTGATTGGATTATGCGGCAAGAAATATCTTTAACTTGGGAGCAGCTTTATTATGCAATGACAATTGTTTACTTAGCAAAGCCAGGTGATTTTGTCATTCTCCATCTGCTCACTTCATTGTATGCAATGGAAAAAATTGCTAATGAACTAACACTGGAATATCAATTTTTTGCCATTAAAAACTACTGGGTAGGAATGCTCTGTATTTTATTTTCTAAAGCCGATTTTCCCAAACGAAAGGATTTAGTAGATTTACATGCAATTTATGAAAATTCATACGATACAGCATGGGAAAATTTAGAAAATACAAAATGGAGTGAAACCATAGCAAGGGCACTTAAAGAAAGTGAAGAGCACAATCCCAAGTTAGTTTATCTTATGCAGAATTTATGGAAAAGAACAGGTTATCGCACAATTTATCGCAATGCAGCCAAATGCTATACTTAA
- a CDS encoding TonB-dependent receptor plug domain-containing protein yields the protein MFKIISVYCCTLSFAVLAQNSIPHPSAFESSQNPKAISDTLENKQSSIVIPVIPESDKTEILSEAQKKNQIAQESVENPAQLNVNQENVSSQIVPGSAAVPKSISDLVDKVTTAQVEHFGGEAGALRVRLRGARAFEPTYYFNGFVLTGAGSGEQNLNLLPVTFIGRLNVYPDSPPFWLSSMGIAGDINVQACRRLDCFFYGKSNINNLYKLETRIGSFGYKEVSTSHSLKLGQKSEIYSTLDYTTSQENYSVFNNRNSNLNADVGTYEKLQNNDFSKTSGGLGFTSYHDLFGKINYDFIFGLQNKGVPAPVGSQAGIQRLERNIFLGLLRTEKFFAENGLLWNSQIGFLYNTSENKSFNSTTNYVAQAESSSNTSLQAKTYFILPSSLISQEQTGLSLDIIYATQSTNTTVPNSASSMNSHVQVERAEIRPGLFEAVIFPMHRNWTLSVNANTWISMANSNVNMNSNYPSISNISSYENTEREKPTVGYTFSLQNKIFNTVQYIRYVKSQRRPYLSEIYGSPEGVIPNVNLIAESSQKIETGFNFPLGEFGYFYAKDSDLIFLIPVSQIFFQYNNIEDSSRNGFFLNLDTNLTRYWNIGFSYQYLLAKMLYNGEETDVPRSAIHSVNTATAVENIPLGSIFNYETQLGVYANVNWQSSFYLDYTNGSQMDIPPIYNSGLAFSFYNYLSAQKLSLSFDIYNLANESFATLTSSSGSVQSVQSNGYLGYPPPGRRIYLTLSGEF from the coding sequence ATGTTCAAAATAATAAGTGTATATTGTTGCACTTTGTCATTTGCTGTTTTGGCGCAAAATTCAATTCCGCATCCTTCTGCTTTTGAAAGTTCACAAAATCCAAAAGCTATCTCTGATACTCTTGAAAATAAGCAAAGCTCAATAGTGATCCCTGTCATTCCTGAAAGTGACAAAACGGAAATATTATCCGAAGCACAGAAAAAAAATCAAATTGCGCAGGAGTCTGTTGAAAATCCTGCGCAATTAAATGTCAATCAAGAAAATGTTTCGTCGCAAATCGTGCCTGGCAGTGCTGCAGTTCCTAAATCTATTTCTGACCTCGTTGATAAAGTAACAACTGCACAGGTGGAACACTTTGGTGGAGAAGCAGGAGCACTCAGGGTTCGCTTACGCGGTGCACGTGCTTTTGAACCGACTTACTATTTCAATGGATTTGTTTTAACAGGGGCTGGCAGTGGGGAACAGAATTTAAATTTATTGCCTGTTACCTTTATTGGTCGATTGAATGTTTATCCCGACTCTCCACCTTTTTGGCTCAGTTCAATGGGCATTGCAGGAGATATCAATGTTCAAGCATGTCGTAGGCTAGATTGTTTTTTTTATGGGAAAAGTAATATTAACAATTTATACAAACTTGAAACACGTATAGGTTCTTTTGGTTATAAAGAAGTATCCACCTCACATTCACTTAAGCTTGGGCAGAAGAGTGAAATATATTCGACGCTCGATTATACAACCAGCCAAGAAAATTACTCAGTATTTAACAATAGAAATTCTAATTTAAATGCAGATGTTGGAACTTATGAAAAACTACAAAATAATGATTTTTCAAAAACAAGCGGTGGTTTAGGCTTTACGAGTTATCATGATTTATTTGGCAAAATAAATTATGATTTTATTTTTGGCTTGCAGAATAAAGGCGTACCCGCTCCTGTTGGCAGTCAAGCGGGTATACAAAGACTTGAGCGCAATATATTTTTAGGTTTGCTCCGCACTGAAAAATTTTTCGCTGAAAATGGTTTGCTGTGGAATAGCCAAATTGGTTTCCTTTACAATACAAGTGAAAATAAAAGTTTTAATTCTACCACAAATTACGTTGCTCAGGCTGAGTCTTCATCTAATACTTCTTTGCAAGCAAAAACTTATTTTATTTTACCCTCAAGTCTTATCAGCCAAGAGCAGACAGGTCTGAGTTTAGATATTATTTATGCGACTCAATCAACAAATACGACCGTGCCGAACTCTGCTTCTTCCATGAATAGTCATGTGCAGGTTGAGCGCGCTGAAATTCGTCCAGGTTTGTTTGAAGCGGTTATTTTTCCAATGCATAGAAATTGGACTCTGTCAGTCAATGCCAATACATGGATCTCAATGGCAAATTCCAATGTGAATATGAATTCAAATTATCCAAGTATAAGTAATATATCATCATATGAAAACACAGAGCGTGAAAAGCCTACTGTGGGGTATACTTTTTCCTTGCAAAATAAAATTTTTAATACCGTTCAATATATTCGTTATGTTAAGTCACAAAGAAGACCTTATTTATCTGAAATATATGGCTCACCAGAGGGAGTTATACCCAATGTCAATCTCATAGCAGAAAGCAGTCAGAAAATAGAAACGGGATTTAATTTTCCATTGGGCGAGTTTGGTTATTTTTATGCAAAAGATAGCGATCTTATTTTTCTTATTCCTGTTTCCCAAATTTTTTTTCAATACAATAATATTGAAGACAGTTCGCGCAATGGATTCTTTTTAAATCTAGACACGAACTTAACTCGTTACTGGAATATTGGTTTTTCCTATCAATATTTGCTTGCAAAAATGCTTTATAATGGCGAAGAAACCGACGTTCCTCGTTCTGCAATCCATTCTGTAAATACCGCAACTGCAGTTGAAAATATTCCACTTGGGTCGATTTTTAATTATGAAACGCAATTGGGTGTTTATGCAAATGTTAATTGGCAGAGTTCTTTTTATTTGGATTACACCAATGGCAGTCAGATGGATATACCGCCTATTTATAACTCTGGTTTGGCTTTTTCTTTTTATAATTATTTATCTGCGCAAAAATTATCTCTTTCCTTTGATATTTATAATTTAGCCAATGAGTCATTTGCAACCTTAACAAGTTCTTCTGGTTCAGTGCAAAGTGTTCAGTCAAATGGTTATCTTGGTTATCCTCCCCCTGGTCGGCGTATTTATTTAACTCTTTCGGGAGAATTTTAG